The following proteins come from a genomic window of Nostoc sp. ATCC 53789:
- a CDS encoding type IV pilus twitching motility protein PilT: MEMMIEDLMEQLIELGGSDMHLSAGLPPYFRISGKLTPIGEHILTADQCQRLIFSMLNNTQRKTLEQNWELDCSYGVKGLARFRVNVYKERGSYAACLRALSSKIPNFEKLGLPDIVREMTDKPRGLILVTGPTGSGKTTTLAAMIDLINRTKAEHILTVEDPIEFVYEPIKSLVHQRQLGEDTKSFANALKAALREDPDIVLVGEMRDLETISLAISAAETGHLVFGTLHTSSAAQTVDRIIDVFPHERQTQVRVQLSNSLVAVFSQTLVSKKNPKPGEYGRVMAQEILIVTPAISNLIREGKTSQIYSAIQTGGKLGMQTLEKVLADFYKSGTISFEAAMSKTSKPDEIQRLIGNSTPQAGAGAKSGAAAKAH; this comes from the coding sequence ATGGAAATGATGATTGAAGATTTGATGGAACAGTTGATTGAACTGGGTGGCTCGGATATGCATTTATCCGCAGGTTTGCCTCCCTACTTCCGCATCAGTGGCAAACTCACTCCCATCGGTGAGCATATATTGACAGCCGATCAATGTCAAAGGCTGATTTTTAGTATGCTCAACAACACCCAGCGTAAAACCTTAGAGCAAAACTGGGAACTGGATTGTTCTTATGGGGTTAAAGGTTTGGCACGTTTCCGGGTCAATGTTTATAAAGAACGTGGTTCTTATGCTGCTTGCTTACGGGCATTAAGTTCTAAGATTCCTAACTTTGAAAAATTAGGTCTGCCAGATATCGTAAGGGAAATGACAGATAAGCCCAGAGGACTGATTCTGGTGACAGGGCCTACAGGTTCCGGGAAGACAACTACCCTAGCAGCGATGATCGACTTGATTAACCGCACTAAAGCAGAGCATATTTTAACGGTGGAAGACCCAATTGAATTTGTCTACGAACCAATTAAAAGCTTGGTTCACCAACGACAACTGGGTGAAGATACTAAGAGCTTTGCTAACGCTTTGAAAGCAGCTTTGCGTGAAGATCCAGATATTGTTCTGGTGGGAGAAATGCGCGATTTAGAAACAATTTCTTTGGCGATTTCCGCAGCAGAAACAGGACACTTGGTATTTGGTACTCTCCACACCAGTTCTGCCGCCCAGACAGTTGATCGGATTATTGACGTTTTCCCCCATGAAAGACAAACCCAGGTACGGGTGCAGTTATCTAACTCTTTAGTGGCAGTATTTAGCCAAACGTTGGTGTCCAAGAAAAACCCGAAACCTGGTGAATATGGTCGGGTGATGGCTCAAGAAATTCTGATTGTCACTCCTGCTATTTCCAACTTGATTCGAGAAGGCAAAACATCTCAAATTTACTCAGCTATTCAAACTGGCGGCAAATTGGGGATGCAAACTCTGGAGAAAGTTTTAGCTGATTTTTACAAATCGGGAACGATTTCCTTTGAAGCCGCGATGTCTAAAACTTCTAAGCCAGATGAAATCCAACGTCTCATCGGGAATTCTACACCGCAAGCAGGCGCAGGTGCAAAATCCGGTGCGGCTGCCAAAGCGCATTAA